The Rhodospirillaceae bacterium genome has a window encoding:
- a CDS encoding CaiB/BaiF CoA-transferase family protein — MSQEATGPLAGLRMIEMGQLLAGPFCGQLMGDFGAEVIKIEQPTVGDPMRQWGRELVNGKSLWWPILARNKKCITLNARVPEGQEIIKELVKKSDFLLENFRPGTLERWNLGYDVLSAINEAIIMIRVSGYGQTGPYAHKAGYAAVGEAMGGLRYVIGDPTTPPSRAGISIGDTLAATYGCLGALMALHNRHVTGKGQVVDSAIYEAVFAMMESLVSEYDKTGHIRERTGSILPQVAPSNIYEAKDGQFLIAANQDTVFGRLCAAMGQPELAENARYATHHARGENQTELDNLINDWTKTKTVKELEAAMDEAGVPSGLIYRAPEMLEDAHFKAREAIIEVADKTIGSLKMQNTFPKFSRTPGNVRWTGPDHGEHNEHVYKDILGMTDKQIGDYKEKGII, encoded by the coding sequence ATGTCTCAAGAAGCCACAGGCCCCTTGGCGGGGCTCCGCATGATCGAAATGGGTCAACTCTTGGCAGGACCATTCTGCGGCCAATTGATGGGCGATTTTGGCGCCGAAGTCATTAAGATCGAGCAGCCAACTGTGGGCGACCCGATGCGTCAATGGGGCCGTGAACTGGTGAACGGCAAATCTCTCTGGTGGCCGATTCTGGCGCGCAACAAAAAGTGCATCACCTTGAATGCGCGCGTCCCTGAAGGTCAAGAGATCATCAAGGAGCTGGTTAAGAAGTCGGACTTCCTGCTGGAAAACTTCCGCCCTGGCACTCTGGAACGCTGGAACCTGGGCTATGACGTTCTCTCGGCCATCAACGAAGCCATCATCATGATCCGCGTTTCGGGCTACGGACAAACCGGCCCTTACGCCCACAAAGCAGGTTATGCCGCCGTCGGAGAGGCCATGGGCGGTCTGCGCTACGTGATTGGAGATCCAACAACCCCACCAAGCCGGGCTGGTATTTCCATCGGGGATACTTTGGCGGCCACATACGGCTGCCTCGGCGCCCTGATGGCGCTGCACAACCGCCACGTCACCGGCAAAGGCCAGGTTGTCGACTCGGCGATCTATGAAGCCGTGTTCGCGATGATGGAAAGCCTGGTCAGTGAATATGACAAGACAGGTCACATTCGCGAGCGCACGGGCTCGATTTTACCGCAAGTGGCGCCCTCCAACATCTATGAAGCCAAGGACGGGCAGTTCCTGATCGCCGCCAACCAGGACACCGTGTTTGGACGTTTGTGTGCCGCCATGGGTCAGCCCGAACTGGCCGAAAACGCCCGCTACGCGACACACCATGCGCGCGGCGAAAACCAGACCGAATTGGACAACCTGATCAACGACTGGACCAAGACCAAAACCGTGAAGGAATTGGAAGCCGCCATGGATGAAGCGGGTGTGCCCTCAGGTTTGATTTATCGTGCCCCAGAGATGCTGGAAGATGCCCACTTCAAAGCCCGTGAAGCCATCATTGAAGTCGCCGACAAAACCATTGGGTCGCTAAAGATGCAAAACACCTTCCCAAAATTCTCGCGCACCCCGGGCAACGTGCGCTGGACCGGGCCAGATCATGGCGAGCATAACGAGCACGTCTACAAAGACATCCTCGGCATGACGGACAAGCAAATCGGTGATTACAAAGAAAAAGGCATCATCTGA
- a CDS encoding hydroxymethylglutaryl-CoA lyase, with the protein MTRAVTLVEVGPRDGIQAEPTILSTADKIEFITRSIDAGTKRIEVTSFVNPKRVPQMADAVEVLAGLPKNSGCSFIGLILNMKGYERARDAGVDEVGYAVVATDTFATKNQGMTSAETVAAWNEVGKLAKSEGVKAGVTIGASFGCPFEGEVSPDHVADMAKRCAESEPVEIALADTIGCADPIRVTELIGKVKEAVPGMPIRVHLHNTRNTGLANAYAAVEAGVDFMDASTGGIGGCPFAPRATGNIPLEDLVYMLNRMGVETGIDINKIISNADWIAERLGGPVPAMLGKAGVFPDNAKAA; encoded by the coding sequence ATGACGCGCGCAGTCACTTTGGTTGAAGTTGGTCCCCGTGATGGCATCCAGGCCGAGCCCACCATTTTGTCCACTGCGGATAAAATTGAGTTTATCACCAGGTCTATCGATGCCGGCACCAAGCGGATCGAGGTCACCAGCTTCGTAAATCCCAAGCGTGTGCCCCAAATGGCCGATGCGGTTGAAGTGCTTGCTGGCCTTCCGAAAAACAGCGGCTGCTCCTTTATCGGGCTTATCTTAAATATGAAGGGGTATGAACGTGCCCGTGATGCCGGTGTGGATGAAGTCGGCTACGCTGTTGTGGCCACGGATACCTTCGCCACCAAGAACCAGGGTATGACCTCTGCTGAAACGGTCGCGGCCTGGAATGAAGTCGGAAAACTCGCCAAATCCGAGGGGGTTAAGGCGGGTGTCACTATCGGTGCATCCTTCGGCTGTCCGTTTGAGGGTGAGGTGTCTCCCGATCATGTGGCGGATATGGCCAAGCGCTGTGCCGAATCCGAGCCTGTTGAAATCGCCCTGGCTGATACCATTGGCTGTGCCGACCCCATTCGCGTGACTGAGTTGATCGGTAAGGTCAAAGAGGCTGTGCCCGGCATGCCTATTCGGGTGCACCTGCACAACACCCGCAACACCGGCTTAGCGAACGCTTATGCGGCTGTTGAAGCGGGCGTAGACTTTATGGATGCGTCTACCGGCGGCATTGGTGGTTGTCCGTTTGCGCCCCGTGCTACAGGCAATATTCCGTTGGAAGATTTGGTTTACATGCTCAACCGTATGGGTGTGGAAACCGGCATCGATATCAATAAGATCATCAGCAACGCAGACTGGATCGCCGAGCGACTCGGGGGACCCGTTCCAGCCATGTTGGGTAAGGCCGGCGTGTTCCCAGATAACGCAAAAGCGGCTTAA
- a CDS encoding hydantoinase/oxoprolinase family protein, whose product MSYVLGCDVGGTFTDLLLINEKTGETFRGKTPSTPADQSIGVMNGIARICEDAGIKPTEINELMHGTTVATNAILEGKGAEVGLIVTDGYRQVLQIGRSFVPGGLAGWIVWPKPTPLALLENTVEVKERIGAKGEVVRKLEEDSVVEACKILKRQKVQAVTVSLMNSFANGAHEKKIRKIVEKEMPGVPVSLSHEVLPEMYEYERTLTAVANSYVRPTVSKYLGNLETALKKQTGKCKYKVLRSDGGLMAFGNASDRPVSLMMSGPAGGVAGALWVAKQSGFKNLLTFDMGGTSTDVALIENNEPQLRRETRVGDVTVRSSSLDVRTVGAGGGSLARVPELTGALRVGPESAGADPGPACYGKGGTEPAVTDANVVLGHLPPSLIGGEMKLDVKASRAAVKKAVADPLKISVEAAAEGIIKIVNENMFGALRLVSIEQGYDPRDFALIGFGGAGPLHANALGKLTGSWPVIIPPGPGVLCAYGDATTRVRNEASKTFIRRYSETNDKEVAKIFKELTENAAKSLIKEGVEKKEHQIVWELDIRYTGQGFSLTVPCKVAGFEKNGLEQAAKSFDASHTRMFTFALDAEHEIVNMRAVVMGDAPNVKAVKASKGTANASAAVIDDKHTIWSDGKAHKAKIYDRAKLKAGNKIPGPAVVTEFDSTTVILADCEGTVDHVGCILITPKGWKGGKAKAKPATKAKAKAKPKPKAKAKSKTASKSKAKK is encoded by the coding sequence ATGTCTTACGTACTCGGGTGTGATGTCGGGGGAACCTTTACGGATCTACTCCTGATCAATGAAAAAACTGGCGAAACTTTCCGGGGTAAAACCCCATCAACACCGGCGGATCAGTCCATCGGCGTGATGAACGGGATTGCCCGCATCTGTGAAGATGCAGGAATTAAGCCAACAGAAATCAACGAGTTGATGCACGGCACAACCGTGGCAACGAACGCCATTCTGGAAGGCAAGGGCGCTGAGGTCGGTCTGATTGTGACTGACGGTTATCGCCAAGTTCTTCAGATTGGCCGGTCTTTCGTGCCAGGCGGTCTTGCTGGCTGGATTGTGTGGCCAAAGCCAACACCACTCGCGCTGCTTGAAAACACCGTCGAAGTTAAAGAGCGCATTGGTGCCAAAGGCGAAGTGGTCCGCAAGCTTGAAGAAGACTCCGTGGTTGAAGCCTGCAAAATCCTGAAACGTCAGAAGGTCCAGGCTGTCACTGTGTCGTTGATGAACTCATTCGCCAACGGTGCCCACGAAAAGAAAATCCGCAAAATCGTCGAAAAAGAAATGCCCGGCGTCCCGGTCAGTCTCAGCCACGAAGTATTGCCGGAAATGTACGAATACGAGCGGACCCTGACCGCGGTCGCTAACTCTTATGTGCGCCCGACGGTGTCCAAATACCTCGGCAACCTGGAAACCGCCCTCAAGAAGCAAACCGGCAAATGCAAATACAAAGTGTTGCGCTCTGACGGTGGCCTGATGGCCTTCGGGAACGCCTCTGATCGTCCCGTTTCTTTGATGATGTCTGGTCCTGCTGGCGGTGTTGCGGGTGCCCTTTGGGTGGCCAAGCAATCTGGCTTCAAGAACCTGCTGACCTTCGATATGGGGGGCACCTCCACGGACGTGGCGTTGATTGAAAACAACGAGCCTCAGTTGCGTCGTGAAACACGCGTTGGTGATGTGACCGTTCGGTCCTCCTCTCTTGACGTGCGCACGGTTGGTGCTGGTGGCGGTTCTTTGGCCCGTGTGCCAGAGCTCACCGGCGCGCTGCGTGTTGGCCCGGAAAGTGCTGGCGCTGATCCCGGTCCGGCTTGCTACGGCAAGGGCGGCACCGAACCAGCGGTGACAGACGCTAACGTTGTGTTGGGTCACTTGCCACCGTCTCTCATTGGCGGCGAAATGAAGCTTGATGTTAAAGCCTCACGCGCAGCCGTTAAGAAGGCCGTTGCTGATCCGCTGAAGATTTCTGTTGAAGCCGCTGCTGAAGGCATCATCAAAATCGTCAACGAAAACATGTTTGGTGCCCTTCGCCTGGTGTCCATCGAACAGGGTTACGATCCCCGTGACTTTGCGTTGATCGGGTTCGGCGGTGCCGGTCCGCTGCATGCCAACGCTCTTGGTAAGTTGACTGGCTCTTGGCCGGTGATCATTCCGCCAGGCCCGGGCGTGTTGTGTGCCTATGGCGATGCCACCACACGGGTGCGTAACGAAGCCTCTAAAACATTCATCCGTCGTTACTCGGAAACGAACGACAAAGAAGTCGCAAAGATTTTCAAAGAACTCACCGAAAATGCGGCCAAGTCTTTGATCAAAGAAGGTGTTGAAAAGAAAGAGCACCAAATTGTTTGGGAACTGGATATTCGCTACACAGGTCAGGGCTTTTCCCTCACCGTGCCGTGTAAAGTTGCCGGTTTCGAGAAAAACGGTCTTGAGCAAGCGGCCAAGTCCTTTGATGCCAGCCACACCCGTATGTTTACATTTGCGCTCGATGCCGAGCACGAAATCGTCAACATGCGTGCCGTGGTGATGGGGGATGCACCAAACGTGAAAGCCGTGAAGGCGAGCAAAGGCACAGCCAATGCCAGCGCGGCTGTGATCGACGATAAGCACACCATTTGGTCAGACGGCAAAGCACACAAAGCCAAGATCTATGATCGGGCTAAGTTGAAGGCTGGCAACAAGATTCCTGGCCCAGCGGTTGTGACCGAGTTTGACTCCACAACAGTCATCCTCGCCGATTGCGAAGGCACTGTGGATCACGTCGGTTGTATTCTCATTACGCCAAAGGGTTGGAAAGGCGGTAAAGCCAAGGCAAAGCCTGCGACGAAGGCAAAGGCCAAGGCAAAGCCTAAGCCTAAGGCAAAAGCCAAGAGCAAGACGGCATCCAAGTCTAAAGCGAAGAAATAG
- a CDS encoding hydantoinase B/oxoprolinase family protein — protein sequence MAKKTSKAQIIQTNKKPFKKVKIDAITLDIIESALRNARYEMDATVFRTAMSPGIREQHDAFPLIADRNGKMVVGQFGSFIDGFLRGYDGTVEEGDVFFTNDPYKVEGAISHANDWLIVVPIFYDGRLVGWSCHFGHMTDNGGKVPGSMPTDATTIFEEGLVTPPTKLYKKGVLQETLLELMLNQVRLPQWNRSDLNAVLAACRVAEKRVKEMCDRFGDDVYVSATQAALDRNLRAVGGLIQQAIGVEPVSFEDYVDDDGRGYGPYKIKCTMWREGKKVILDWEGTDPQAIGSINFYLNENMLKMFWGVYMIMVFDPEILFNDGFYDLVDVRIPQGTLLKPNFPAALSCRTHALGRIFDTFAALLGQKNPDFLAAAGFSSSPHFMYSGTDSRGEWYQLYQIGFGGIPARPHGDGPDGHSMWPSFTNVPQEYLEAYFPLRIEKHETVADTGGPGFYRGGNALRVDYGFLEDGEISIHDDRWLTYPWGVTGGEPGERSIKVMYRGGYDTGVVEYHQSKCDNIKVKKGDILAFITWGGGGVGNPLERDAETVALEVRRGLVTVAGAKRYGVVCSEAGVVNAAATEKLRKEMQAKRPKKTPVFNKGPDHKTILANCEKETHLKAPKPPVFQPASTLAQAAE from the coding sequence ATGGCTAAAAAAACATCAAAAGCGCAGATCATCCAAACCAACAAGAAGCCCTTTAAAAAGGTCAAGATCGACGCGATCACACTCGACATTATTGAAAGCGCCTTGCGCAATGCCCGTTACGAAATGGACGCCACGGTTTTCCGGACGGCCATGTCCCCTGGTATTCGTGAACAGCACGATGCGTTCCCGCTGATTGCTGACCGCAACGGCAAGATGGTTGTTGGGCAGTTTGGGTCGTTCATCGACGGCTTCTTGCGCGGCTATGACGGCACGGTCGAAGAAGGCGACGTCTTCTTCACCAACGATCCTTACAAGGTTGAGGGCGCGATCAGTCACGCCAACGACTGGCTCATCGTGGTTCCCATTTTCTATGATGGCCGTCTGGTGGGGTGGTCTTGTCACTTCGGTCACATGACCGATAACGGCGGTAAAGTTCCGGGCTCCATGCCAACGGATGCGACGACGATCTTCGAAGAAGGTCTCGTGACGCCGCCAACCAAGCTCTACAAAAAGGGTGTGCTGCAAGAAACTCTGCTCGAGCTCATGCTCAACCAGGTGCGTTTGCCCCAGTGGAACCGCTCAGATCTCAACGCTGTTCTCGCCGCCTGTCGTGTGGCCGAGAAGCGCGTCAAGGAAATGTGTGACCGCTTTGGCGATGACGTTTATGTCTCTGCCACACAAGCGGCTCTGGATCGGAACCTCCGCGCCGTTGGCGGCTTGATTCAACAAGCCATTGGCGTTGAGCCGGTCTCCTTTGAAGACTACGTCGATGACGATGGTCGCGGCTACGGTCCTTACAAAATCAAGTGCACCATGTGGCGCGAAGGCAAGAAGGTGATCCTCGACTGGGAAGGCACAGACCCCCAGGCCATCGGGTCCATCAACTTCTACCTCAATGAAAACATGCTCAAGATGTTCTGGGGTGTGTACATGATCATGGTCTTCGATCCGGAAATCCTGTTCAACGACGGGTTCTACGATTTGGTCGATGTCCGGATCCCACAGGGGACGTTGCTCAAGCCAAACTTCCCGGCGGCTCTGTCCTGCCGGACCCACGCCCTGGGCCGTATCTTTGATACCTTTGCAGCTCTGCTGGGCCAGAAAAACCCAGACTTCCTGGCGGCTGCTGGCTTCTCCTCTTCACCGCACTTTATGTACTCCGGTACAGACAGCCGCGGCGAATGGTACCAGCTCTATCAAATTGGCTTCGGTGGCATTCCGGCCCGTCCACACGGCGATGGCCCGGATGGTCACTCCATGTGGCCGAGCTTCACCAACGTGCCGCAGGAATATCTGGAAGCTTACTTCCCCCTGCGGATCGAGAAGCACGAAACCGTTGCAGATACAGGCGGTCCAGGCTTCTACCGCGGCGGTAACGCGCTGCGCGTGGATTACGGCTTCCTCGAAGATGGCGAAATCTCCATCCACGATGACCGCTGGTTGACATACCCCTGGGGTGTCACAGGCGGCGAACCGGGTGAGCGGTCCATCAAGGTCATGTACCGGGGTGGCTATGACACCGGTGTGGTCGAGTATCACCAGTCCAAATGTGACAACATCAAAGTGAAAAAGGGCGACATTCTTGCCTTTATCACGTGGGGTGGCGGCGGCGTCGGCAACCCACTCGAGCGCGATGCTGAAACAGTGGCGCTGGAGGTCCGTCGTGGGCTGGTCACCGTTGCCGGTGCCAAGCGTTATGGTGTGGTGTGCAGTGAAGCCGGTGTCGTAAACGCTGCGGCCACTGAAAAGCTCCGCAAGGAAATGCAGGCCAAGCGTCCCAAGAAGACTCCCGTCTTCAATAAGGGGCCAGATCACAAAACCATTCTCGCTAATTGCGAGAAAGAAACACATCTCAAGGCCCCCAAGCCGCCGGTGTTCCAGCCGGCCTCAACCTTGGCTCAAGCGGCTGAATAA
- a CDS encoding DUF938 domain-containing protein, giving the protein MINTTAGKLFDLAHPSAQRNIQPISEQVGPRLPASGMVVEIAAGSGYHSASFADSYPNLTWQPTDRDIEALGRISEMVEKAQLPNLQAPIALDASSPMWPVDEAAAVLCCNMIHIAPWSAAEGLFAGVGRILNPDGVLFLYGPFKVDGAHTAPSNASFDESLRDRDPSWGIRDTAAVDALALSAGLTLDTQINMPANNMLRIYRAA; this is encoded by the coding sequence ATGATCAACACCACGGCGGGAAAACTTTTTGATCTTGCGCACCCGTCTGCGCAACGCAACATTCAGCCGATCTCCGAGCAGGTTGGCCCGCGTTTGCCGGCCAGCGGTATGGTGGTCGAAATCGCGGCCGGCAGCGGCTATCACTCGGCCTCGTTTGCGGACTCTTATCCTAATCTCACATGGCAACCCACGGATCGCGATATCGAAGCCCTTGGCCGCATCAGCGAAATGGTCGAGAAGGCTCAGCTACCTAATTTGCAAGCCCCCATCGCGCTCGATGCCAGTTCCCCCATGTGGCCTGTGGATGAGGCCGCAGCAGTTTTATGCTGCAATATGATTCACATCGCGCCATGGTCTGCGGCGGAAGGTTTGTTCGCGGGGGTTGGGCGTATTCTCAATCCTGACGGCGTACTTTTTTTATATGGTCCGTTCAAAGTGGATGGCGCGCATACTGCCCCGTCCAATGCGTCTTTCGATGAAAGTCTGCGCGACCGCGATCCGTCTTGGGGCATCCGCGATACGGCAGCGGTCGATGCTCTGGCCCTCTCAGCCGGGCTAACGCTGGATACGCAGATCAATATGCCCGCGAATAATATGCTGCGGATTTATAGGGCTGCTTAG
- a CDS encoding sulfite exporter TauE/SafE family protein, with protein MTAYLPDLLTLLVVASGALIAGFVTGLAGFGTALIASGIWLHVLPPVLIAPLVTIAAVVAHIVGLATARPHFDWSAAQPFLIGGLIGIPLGVAALSLAGPGTIRVGVGFFLLIFAATQLLGVARFHIGTWGGRTADAAIGVGGGVLGGFAGLSGPFPIVWLQMRGGPSADQRAIFQPFNLVVLAVAAIGMAVAGLVTAQVLVLAALATPLTVLGSWLGARTYLKISEKTFRTVVLSLLFVSGAVLVLDAF; from the coding sequence ATGACGGCTTATCTTCCTGATCTGTTGACTCTGCTTGTGGTTGCGTCCGGCGCTTTGATCGCCGGATTTGTCACCGGCCTGGCGGGCTTTGGCACAGCGCTGATTGCCTCTGGTATATGGCTGCACGTTTTGCCGCCGGTGTTGATTGCGCCCTTGGTCACCATCGCGGCCGTGGTGGCGCATATCGTTGGCTTGGCAACTGCACGCCCACATTTTGACTGGTCTGCGGCACAGCCTTTTCTTATTGGTGGCCTCATCGGTATCCCCCTTGGTGTCGCCGCCTTGTCGCTGGCGGGGCCGGGTACGATCCGTGTTGGGGTTGGTTTTTTTCTGTTGATTTTCGCGGCTACCCAGCTTCTTGGCGTGGCGCGCTTTCACATCGGCACCTGGGGTGGGCGCACCGCAGATGCCGCCATTGGCGTCGGCGGTGGCGTCCTTGGCGGGTTCGCCGGACTATCCGGCCCATTTCCCATCGTCTGGTTGCAAATGCGCGGCGGGCCATCGGCAGACCAGCGTGCGATCTTTCAGCCTTTCAATCTGGTTGTGCTGGCTGTCGCGGCCATTGGTATGGCCGTTGCTGGTTTGGTGACCGCGCAGGTGCTGGTGCTGGCCGCCTTGGCCACACCTTTAACGGTGCTCGGCTCTTGGTTGGGCGCGCGCACTTACCTCAAGATCAGCGAAAAGACCTTTCGCACCGTGGTGCTCAGTCTTCTGTTTGTGTCCGGGGCCGTGCTGGTCTTAGACGCGTTTTAA
- a CDS encoding alpha/beta hydrolase codes for MPTAHINGHTMYYETHGEGVPVLVQGGWGSFCHGAHGHLPRGLSDSYQAIIIDYRGLYDSDDDMSQESSIDMYADDAIQLLEHLGHTSGAHLIGLVGMGACISQVMAIKRPDLVRSMMNMGAWSDASDPLFNEQLRLFLDVHREMGWEAFQRFVCMMSFRPDFYNENHKRLLGPDGPWRELKGRLPAHERFIHACLNHNVTDQLVNVKCPSLVIHSHMDTVTGPRMTRPIQEGIPNAEGLDMPEVAHVVAGKEQKIEFCEVVLNWLARV; via the coding sequence ATGCCGACTGCCCATATTAACGGTCATACGATGTATTACGAAACCCATGGTGAGGGTGTTCCCGTGCTGGTGCAAGGCGGTTGGGGCTCTTTCTGCCATGGCGCGCACGGGCATTTACCGCGTGGCCTGTCGGACAGTTACCAGGCCATCATCATTGACTATCGCGGGCTCTACGACTCGGACGATGATATGAGCCAGGAGTCGAGCATCGATATGTATGCCGACGACGCCATACAGCTGTTGGAGCATCTGGGGCACACCAGCGGCGCGCATTTGATTGGCCTGGTGGGCATGGGCGCCTGTATCTCGCAAGTGATGGCGATTAAACGCCCGGACCTGGTGCGCTCAATGATGAACATGGGCGCCTGGTCGGATGCCAGCGACCCGTTGTTCAACGAACAACTACGCCTGTTCCTCGACGTTCATCGGGAAATGGGATGGGAAGCCTTTCAACGCTTTGTGTGCATGATGTCATTCCGGCCAGATTTTTATAACGAAAACCATAAGCGTCTCCTCGGTCCCGATGGGCCTTGGCGCGAATTGAAGGGCCGCCTGCCCGCGCATGAGCGCTTTATTCATGCCTGTCTGAACCACAACGTGACGGATCAACTGGTCAACGTGAAATGCCCGAGCCTGGTGATTCACAGTCATATGGATACAGTGACCGGCCCGCGCATGACCCGGCCCATTCAAGAGGGCATTCCCAACGCGGAGGGTCTGGACATGCCAGAGGTCGCCCATGTGGTCGCCGGTAAAGAGCAGAAAATTGAGTTCTGTGAGGTGGTGCTAAACTGGCTGGCCCGCGTTTAA
- a CDS encoding DUF420 domain-containing protein → MLPSGFLGTRGDILMDLVILSFIIILPVLIFSWSRVRAQHYQTHKRTQLWLGGTLAVAVLLFEIDIRMNGGTFALVAPSPYADAWWLTAIIYVHLAIAVLTSLIWAGLIYMSLKRFEAPPVPNAFSATHRAWGRAGMIAMIFTGLTAYPLYFFGFAA, encoded by the coding sequence ATGTTGCCCTCAGGTTTTCTAGGTACCCGTGGCGATATTCTGATGGACCTCGTAATTCTGTCGTTCATCATCATTTTGCCGGTCTTGATTTTTTCATGGAGCCGCGTCCGCGCGCAGCACTATCAGACTCACAAGCGCACCCAGTTATGGCTGGGCGGCACGTTGGCTGTTGCGGTGCTGTTGTTTGAAATTGATATCCGGATGAACGGCGGCACCTTTGCTTTGGTGGCCCCAAGTCCCTATGCCGATGCCTGGTGGCTCACTGCCATCATTTATGTCCATTTGGCCATTGCCGTGCTGACGTCACTCATTTGGGCGGGTTTGATCTACATGTCCCTCAAGCGCTTTGAGGCACCACCTGTACCGAATGCCTTTAGTGCCACGCATCGGGCCTGGGGGCGGGCTGGGATGATCGCCATGATCTTCACCGGATTGACCGCCTATCCGCTGTACTTCTTTGGTTTCGCTGCCTGA
- a CDS encoding isochorismatase family protein has product MSDSKYGDASHGKYANATYGELSIGFGERPAVVVVDFQLGFTDPQYTLGGSPHVHAAVEQTSKLLDVARAAHIPVASCRVGWGSKRDMGYWKIGCLYEDWFYDDPQTAMDPRVYDPSYDFNFWKHAPSIFFGTPLTNFLNKNCVDTVIVTGCTTSGCVRASINDAFSYGYRVIVPHDCCGDMEEGPHNDNLRDVGRRYADVMDAAAVMEHLAKHKGRIAAE; this is encoded by the coding sequence ATGTCAGACAGCAAATACGGCGATGCCAGCCATGGCAAGTATGCCAATGCCACTTATGGCGAGTTGAGCATTGGCTTCGGCGAACGCCCCGCTGTGGTGGTGGTCGATTTCCAACTGGGTTTTACCGACCCGCAATACACTCTGGGTGGGTCCCCCCATGTGCATGCCGCGGTTGAACAAACCTCAAAGCTGTTGGATGTAGCACGTGCGGCGCATATTCCGGTGGCCAGTTGCCGCGTCGGCTGGGGCTCGAAGCGGGATATGGGCTACTGGAAAATCGGCTGTCTCTACGAAGACTGGTTTTACGACGACCCGCAGACGGCCATGGACCCCCGCGTTTATGATCCGAGCTATGATTTCAATTTTTGGAAACATGCGCCGTCAATCTTTTTCGGAACACCGCTGACCAATTTCCTAAATAAAAATTGCGTCGACACCGTCATTGTCACCGGGTGCACCACATCGGGCTGTGTGCGCGCGTCCATCAACGATGCGTTTTCCTATGGGTATCGCGTGATTGTACCGCACGACTGTTGCGGCGACATGGAGGAAGGCCCGCATAACGATAACCTGCGCGACGTGGGCCGGCGCTATGCAGACGTGATGGACGCTGCCGCAGTAATGGAACACCTCGCAAAACATAAAGGACGCATCGCAGCGGAATAG
- a CDS encoding response regulator: MRALIVDDDSSVAALAQNILKSGGIDAEIADLKQDVVTHVRATRPDVVLVDIMMPNIDGIELCRQIKSAPDLEAIYVVVVSGKAYDYDKRRAKQVGADGYITKPVNPTEFAAQVRAIVESAFTLSYYGVRGTLPVPGRKSLRYGGNTSCVTMSFPNDRTLIFDAGSGIKVLSDQIMKERKGKFSAHLFISHPHWDHINAFPFFSPFFIPGNKFQVIGAKHGEKSMEDLISAQMDDVFFPITVTDMGASIIFKDMVEETMMIDDDIEVRSMLLSHPGNCLGYRVTFGGKSVCYVTDNELYTKESGFQNESYETKLIEFVESADILITDTTYFDDEYKKRIHWGHSSVGRVVEIAAAANVKCLHLFHHDPDQYDDDIDRKLDVAQEKMATLNASTRVEAPAEGAVFQP; this comes from the coding sequence ATGCGCGCTTTGATTGTTGACGACGATTCGTCCGTCGCCGCACTTGCCCAAAACATTCTCAAATCTGGTGGCATCGACGCTGAGATTGCTGACTTAAAGCAAGACGTCGTCACCCATGTGCGTGCGACAAGGCCCGATGTGGTGCTGGTTGATATCATGATGCCCAACATCGACGGCATCGAATTGTGCAGACAGATCAAAAGTGCGCCCGACTTAGAAGCCATCTATGTGGTGGTTGTCTCTGGCAAAGCCTATGACTACGACAAGCGCCGCGCCAAACAAGTGGGCGCAGATGGCTATATTACCAAACCTGTGAATCCCACTGAGTTTGCCGCTCAGGTCCGCGCGATCGTCGAATCCGCCTTTACGCTGAGCTACTATGGCGTGCGCGGCACTTTGCCCGTACCGGGTAGAAAATCTTTGCGCTATGGCGGCAACACCTCATGCGTGACCATGAGCTTCCCCAACGATCGCACACTGATCTTTGACGCGGGCTCTGGCATTAAAGTATTGTCCGATCAGATTATGAAAGAGCGCAAAGGTAAATTTTCAGCGCATTTGTTTATTTCTCATCCCCATTGGGATCACATCAACGCGTTTCCGTTCTTCTCTCCGTTTTTCATTCCCGGAAACAAATTCCAGGTGATCGGTGCCAAGCACGGTGAGAAATCCATGGAGGATCTGATCTCTGCCCAAATGGATGATGTGTTTTTCCCCATCACGGTTACCGACATGGGGGCTTCGATCATCTTCAAAGATATGGTCGAAGAAACCATGATGATCGATGATGACATTGAAGTGCGCAGTATGTTGCTGTCGCACCCTGGAAACTGCCTGGGATACCGGGTCACGTTTGGCGGCAAGTCGGTCTGCTATGTCACCGACAACGAGCTGTATACAAAAGAGTCCGGATTCCAAAACGAGTCCTATGAAACCAAACTGATTGAGTTTGTCGAAAGCGCAGACATCCTGATTACCGACACCACTTATTTTGACGATGAATACAAGAAGCGCATTCACTGGGGGCATTCTTCTGTTGGTCGGGTGGTCGAGATTGCGGCCGCCGCCAATGTGAAATGCTTACACCTGTTTCACCACGACCCCGACCAATATGATGACGATATCGACCGAAAGCTGGATGTGGCGCAGGAAAAAATGGCGACGCTGAACGCATCAACCCGTGTTGAAGCACCCGCGGAAGGTGCTGTCTTTCAACCCTAA